The following are from one region of the SAR324 cluster bacterium genome:
- the lgt gene encoding prolipoprotein diacylglyceryl transferase, which yields MLALPFPAIDPALFTLGPISLFGMELGPFSLRWYALAYIAGLLLRRVYVNRMLLAEARWPGGKSPVPMEETENLLIWMTLGVVLGGRLGYVLFYSPHLLTEPASVFAMWKGGMSFHGGMLGVVVSVILYAQRHKVSLLSLGDAIAIAAPIGLFFGRLANFINGELWGRVSDVPWAIVFPQVESYALAYPELAATIGQGRHPSQLYEAALEGLILFLVLAHLAWRTDALKRPGTLVGTFLVGYGLARAFCEFFRMPDVGIGFDLAFGNLGISRGQLLCLPMIIAGLLFLKYAQGAQSTEPAPKS from the coding sequence ATGTTAGCTCTCCCCTTCCCAGCGATTGATCCCGCTCTGTTTACTCTTGGTCCCATCTCTTTGTTTGGTATGGAGCTGGGCCCCTTTAGTCTGCGTTGGTATGCTCTGGCCTATATTGCGGGACTACTGCTCAGAAGGGTGTACGTCAATCGTATGCTGTTAGCAGAGGCTCGTTGGCCTGGTGGGAAATCACCTGTTCCAATGGAGGAAACCGAAAACCTCTTGATCTGGATGACTCTTGGAGTTGTGTTGGGTGGCCGACTTGGATATGTCTTGTTTTACAGCCCACATCTGCTCACAGAACCAGCAAGCGTGTTTGCAATGTGGAAAGGAGGAATGTCTTTTCATGGAGGCATGCTGGGTGTGGTCGTCTCTGTGATTCTCTATGCCCAACGTCACAAGGTTTCACTCCTCTCTCTTGGAGACGCCATCGCCATCGCAGCTCCAATTGGCTTATTCTTTGGACGCTTGGCAAATTTCATCAATGGAGAATTATGGGGTAGAGTTTCTGATGTTCCCTGGGCCATTGTTTTTCCACAAGTAGAATCTTATGCCCTGGCATATCCTGAGCTGGCAGCCACCATCGGCCAGGGACGTCATCCTAGTCAATTGTACGAAGCAGCCTTGGAAGGTCTTATCCTCTTTCTTGTACTGGCTCATCTCGCCTGGCGCACCGATGCTCTCAAGAGGCCTGGCACTTTAGTTGGCACATTCTTGGTGGGTTATGGCTTGGCAAGAGCATTCTGTGAATTTTTTAGAATGCCAGATGTGGGGATTGGCTTTGACCTAGCTTTTGGCAACCTCGGCATTTCCAGAGGGCAGTTGCTCTGTCTACCGATGATCATCGCAGGACTGCTGTTTCTGAAGTATGCACAAGGAGCACAATCAACCGAGCCAGCACCAAAGTCGTAG
- a CDS encoding YtfJ family protein produces MIGSANRACKAYLLGLSFLFAPIVSNAELPVGTTPKTIVLEGEQGKLVDGGGPWKSDRFLGYVTILFYVDPDESDLNNAASEALKNANLPADQVRSVAVINMDATLLPNFLIQGKLEDKQKEYQNTLYVMDYKKVLVNEWGLGDHNNDVVIFDKQGEVLFSVDGQLNDSQIEQMLAAVKSGFN; encoded by the coding sequence ATGATAGGATCAGCGAATAGAGCATGCAAAGCGTATCTGTTAGGGTTGAGTTTTTTATTCGCTCCAATTGTGTCTAATGCTGAATTACCAGTTGGCACAACTCCAAAGACCATTGTTCTAGAGGGGGAGCAGGGCAAATTGGTTGACGGTGGTGGCCCTTGGAAAAGTGACAGGTTCCTTGGTTACGTCACGATCCTTTTTTATGTGGACCCAGATGAGAGTGACTTGAACAACGCAGCCAGTGAGGCACTGAAGAATGCTAATCTGCCCGCAGACCAAGTTCGCTCTGTAGCGGTGATAAACATGGATGCAACGCTACTCCCGAATTTCCTGATCCAGGGCAAGTTGGAGGACAAGCAGAAGGAATATCAAAACACCCTCTATGTGATGGACTACAAGAAAGTCTTGGTAAATGAGTGGGGTCTAGGCGATCACAACAATGACGTTGTGATTTTTGACAAGCAGGGGGAGGTGCTCTTCAGCGTGGATGGTCAGCTGAACGACTCACAGATCGAGCAAATGCTTGCAGCTGTCAAAAGTGGATTCAATTGA